A region from the Pelagovum pacificum genome encodes:
- a CDS encoding Gfo/Idh/MocA family protein codes for MLRIGLLGAANIAGRSIVQPCARSDAATLAAVAARRPGAAADYAAEHGIATAHDSYEALLEDDGVDAIYIALPPALHFDWTLKAFKAGKPVLVEKPIGMTEAEARQMVDTAKAAGLILMEAFHDRYHPAFLHLLSRLPDLGKITGAEARFHVDVPWNPANIRFDPAMGGGCMMDLGCYPLHWLRCALGAEPEVRQATAELTELGMDRRIEAELDFDGVPARMTADLIDPPFRATLTIMGENGTLTLDNPCLPHNGHFLREEIAGAPVRQYTVAGGTTYDYQLAAFVEAVRTGQRPLTGGADAFANMAALEAIYRKVGLR; via the coding sequence ATGCTCCGGATCGGCCTTCTGGGCGCGGCGAACATTGCCGGCCGCTCGATCGTGCAGCCCTGCGCCCGAAGCGACGCGGCGACCCTCGCCGCAGTCGCCGCCCGCCGGCCCGGCGCAGCGGCCGACTACGCGGCGGAGCACGGCATCGCCACCGCGCACGACAGCTACGAGGCGCTGCTGGAAGACGACGGCGTGGACGCGATCTACATCGCCCTGCCCCCGGCCCTGCACTTCGACTGGACGCTGAAGGCGTTCAAAGCAGGCAAGCCCGTGCTGGTGGAAAAGCCGATCGGCATGACAGAGGCCGAGGCGCGGCAGATGGTCGATACCGCCAAAGCCGCAGGCCTGATCCTGATGGAAGCCTTCCACGACCGCTATCACCCGGCGTTCCTGCACCTGCTGTCCCGCCTGCCCGACCTCGGCAAGATCACCGGGGCGGAGGCGCGGTTTCACGTCGACGTGCCGTGGAACCCGGCGAACATCCGGTTCGACCCGGCAATGGGCGGCGGCTGCATGATGGATCTCGGCTGCTACCCGCTGCACTGGCTGCGCTGCGCCCTCGGCGCGGAGCCCGAGGTACGGCAGGCCACCGCGGAACTAACAGAGCTCGGCATGGATCGGCGGATCGAGGCGGAGCTCGACTTCGACGGCGTCCCCGCCCGGATGACCGCCGACCTGATTGACCCGCCGTTCCGCGCAACCCTGACGATCATGGGGGAGAATGGCACCCTCACGCTCGACAATCCCTGCCTGCCGCACAACGGGCACTTCCTGCGCGAAGAGATCGCGGGTGCACCGGTGCGGCAGTACACCGTCGCCGGCGGCACGACTTACGACTATCAGCTTGCCGCCTTCGTCGAGGCGGTCCGCACCGGCCAGCGCCCGCTGACCGGCGGCGCGGACGCCTTCGCCAACATGGCCGCGCTCGAGGCGATCTACCGGAAGGTCGGCCTGCGCTAG
- a CDS encoding mandelate racemase/muconate lactonizing enzyme family protein: protein MKIIDVRCAIIGRSPIVRIVTDEGISGHGEAEFHKPYLKPHVLALREALLGEDPTLVERTMRRIRQRGGFKPWGAAVSAIEIALWDIAGQAAGLPVHRLLGGKVRDSVRAYNGAVRQPLGGSEPEHYAEDMERMIAAPEGFTIVKQPVGFHAEMKRAVSGFTYGELGAGPFHGALDRGPITQKGLDHMVACVAAMTEVAAGRVGLALDCGPGWMLPDAMRLVRQLEPFGLLWAEDLLSGDYTPWVDAQSWRELTRMSPVPIHTGEQIYLRQNFKEIVGGNAVHVIGPDPADVGGLAELKWIAEYADLHGILIAPHGTANGLIGRAALVQVCATLPQNFIAFEYPVAEPAWWADLVEGVPAIEAGMVPVPDRPGLGVTFREDAVRERLSPEDSGFFD, encoded by the coding sequence ATGAAGATCATTGACGTGCGCTGCGCCATCATCGGCCGGTCGCCGATCGTGCGTATCGTCACGGACGAAGGGATTTCTGGCCACGGCGAGGCCGAGTTTCACAAGCCCTACCTGAAGCCCCACGTGCTCGCCCTGCGCGAGGCGCTGCTCGGCGAGGACCCGACGCTGGTGGAACGGACGATGCGCCGGATTCGGCAGCGTGGCGGGTTCAAACCGTGGGGCGCGGCCGTCAGCGCGATCGAGATAGCGCTCTGGGACATCGCCGGACAGGCCGCCGGGCTGCCCGTGCACCGCCTGCTCGGAGGCAAGGTCCGCGACTCGGTGCGAGCCTACAACGGCGCAGTCCGCCAGCCCCTCGGCGGATCCGAGCCGGAGCATTACGCCGAGGACATGGAGCGCATGATCGCGGCGCCCGAGGGCTTCACCATCGTCAAGCAACCGGTCGGGTTCCACGCCGAGATGAAGCGCGCAGTGAGCGGCTTCACCTACGGCGAGCTTGGCGCGGGCCCGTTCCACGGCGCGCTCGACCGGGGGCCGATCACCCAGAAGGGCCTTGACCACATGGTCGCCTGCGTCGCCGCCATGACCGAGGTCGCGGCGGGCCGGGTCGGGCTCGCGCTCGACTGCGGGCCGGGATGGATGCTGCCCGACGCGATGCGCCTTGTCCGGCAGCTCGAACCGTTCGGCCTGTTGTGGGCGGAGGACCTGCTGTCGGGCGACTACACCCCCTGGGTCGACGCGCAGAGTTGGCGCGAGCTCACCCGCATGTCGCCCGTGCCGATCCACACCGGAGAGCAGATATACCTTCGCCAGAATTTCAAGGAGATCGTCGGCGGCAACGCGGTCCACGTGATCGGGCCCGACCCCGCCGACGTCGGCGGGCTGGCAGAGCTGAAGTGGATCGCCGAATACGCCGACCTGCACGGCATCCTGATCGCGCCGCACGGCACCGCGAACGGCCTGATCGGCCGCGCCGCTTTGGTCCAGGTCTGCGCGACGCTGCCGCAGAATTTCATCGCCTTCGAATATCCCGTGGCAGAGCCCGCATGGTGGGCCGACCTCGTCGAAGGCGTGCCCGCGATCGAGGCTGGCATGGTGCCCGTCCCCGACCGCCCCGGCCTCGGCGTGACGTTCCGGGAGGACGCGGTCCGGGAGAGGCTCTCGCCAGAAGATTCAGGCTTCTTCGACTGA
- a CDS encoding SDR family NAD(P)-dependent oxidoreductase, giving the protein MSAHYPSLEGRSVVVTGGATGIGAAHVEAFAAQGARVAFLDIDRAAGTALEATASGSTFLPCDLTDLEALKAALEAAADRNGPVEILVNNAADDTRHDLSAITPEYFDSRIAVNLRHLVFAAQAVAPAMRAAGRGAIINTGSISWRGGFGGMPLYMTAKAGIEGLTRALARDLGPDRIRVNCIIPGWVMTEKQLRERVDDAGRRMIAERQFLPDPVLPEDVSALALWLASDAAKACTAQCFVVDGGWI; this is encoded by the coding sequence ATGAGCGCGCACTACCCGTCGCTGGAGGGTCGCAGCGTCGTCGTCACTGGCGGCGCCACCGGAATCGGCGCGGCCCACGTCGAAGCCTTCGCTGCTCAAGGTGCGCGGGTCGCGTTCCTCGACATCGACCGGGCGGCGGGTACGGCGCTGGAGGCGACAGCATCCGGCAGCACGTTCCTGCCCTGTGATCTCACCGACCTCGAGGCGCTGAAGGCGGCGCTGGAGGCGGCGGCAGACCGCAACGGACCGGTCGAGATCCTCGTCAACAACGCCGCCGACGACACGCGACACGACCTCTCTGCAATCACGCCCGAGTATTTCGACAGTCGTATCGCGGTGAATCTCCGCCATCTCGTCTTCGCCGCCCAGGCGGTTGCCCCGGCCATGCGCGCGGCAGGACGGGGGGCGATCATCAACACCGGCTCGATCTCATGGCGCGGCGGCTTCGGTGGTATGCCGCTCTACATGACCGCCAAGGCGGGGATCGAGGGCCTGACACGCGCGCTGGCCCGAGATCTCGGGCCCGACCGCATCCGGGTCAATTGCATCATCCCCGGCTGGGTGATGACCGAGAAGCAGCTGCGCGAGCGTGTCGACGACGCCGGTCGTCGCATGATCGCAGAGCGCCAGTTCCTGCCCGACCCGGTGCTGCCCGAAGATGTCTCCGCACTCGCGCTCTGGCTGGCCTCGGACGCCGCGAAGGCCTGCACCGCGCAATGTTTCGTCGTCGATGGCGGGTGGATCTAG
- a CDS encoding IclR family transcriptional regulator — protein MRDQAVEPNEKYSVPVIDRMMEIFGELEKREEGLSITALTEALRQPRTTIYRILNTLTRHGMVSRDDKGRYTLGTQLLVLASRVADTRSEALVGRAQPVLDRLAETTGEGVKLSVVDAQGVLVLATAQGRRQYALTVTPGQRIPIHVGAAGKLLLANMRPAERETWIGVPDLHRFTDVTLTDRADIDAELDRIQKQGWAVDRGEHSASINAVAAPVRDRDGALAGVISIPFLAGQPEERIALLRDAVIGAAEALSAALAG, from the coding sequence ATGCGAGATCAGGCGGTCGAGCCGAACGAGAAATACTCCGTCCCCGTCATCGACCGGATGATGGAAATCTTCGGGGAACTGGAGAAGCGCGAGGAAGGGCTGTCGATCACGGCGCTGACCGAAGCGCTGCGTCAGCCGCGCACGACGATCTACCGGATTCTGAACACCCTGACCCGGCACGGCATGGTCAGCCGCGACGACAAGGGGCGCTACACGCTCGGCACGCAGTTGCTGGTCCTCGCCTCCCGCGTGGCGGACACGCGGAGCGAGGCACTCGTCGGGCGCGCGCAGCCCGTCCTCGACCGGTTGGCGGAGACGACCGGCGAAGGGGTGAAGCTCTCGGTCGTGGACGCGCAGGGCGTGCTCGTGCTCGCCACGGCGCAGGGTCGGCGGCAATATGCGCTGACGGTCACGCCGGGCCAGCGCATTCCGATCCACGTGGGCGCGGCGGGCAAACTGTTGCTGGCGAACATGAGGCCGGCGGAGCGCGAGACGTGGATCGGCGTGCCCGATCTTCACCGCTTCACCGACGTGACCCTGACCGACCGCGCCGACATCGATGCCGAGCTCGACCGCATCCAGAAGCAGGGGTGGGCCGTGGACCGGGGCGAACATTCCGCGTCGATCAACGCGGTCGCCGCGCCGGTCCGCGACCGGGACGGCGCGCTTGCCGGTGTCATCAGCATCCCCTTCCTCGCGGGCCAGCCGGAGGAGCGCATCGCGCTGCTGCGCGATGCGGTCATCGGCGCGGCGGAGGCCCTCTCCGCCGCGCTGGCAGGCTGA
- a CDS encoding ABC transporter ATP-binding protein gives MGTVTISDVRKSYGGLEVLHGIDVAIADGEFVVLVGPSGCGKSTLLRMIAGLEEITSGEIGINGRVVNDLRPKERDIAMVFQSYALYPHMTVAQNMGFSLKLARADKAERARRVAEAARILDLEPLLDRKPAQLSGGQRQRVAMGRSIVRDPAVFLFDEPLSNLDAKLRVAMRSEIKALHQRLGTTTVYVTHDQIEAMTMADRIVVMHDGIVEQVGTPLELYDTPANTFVAEFIGSPAMNLIDGRIEGGRFVTPGGDVVELAGRHVAEGPVRLGVRPEHFAVAETGIAVRVVTVEPTGSETLVTARVGEGELVAAFRERIQARPGETLHLHPDPEQLHLFDATSGERLNP, from the coding sequence ATGGGAACGGTAACCATATCAGACGTCCGGAAGTCCTATGGGGGGCTCGAAGTCCTGCACGGTATCGACGTCGCCATCGCCGACGGTGAATTCGTCGTGCTGGTGGGCCCGTCGGGCTGCGGAAAGTCCACGCTCCTTCGGATGATCGCCGGGCTGGAAGAGATCACCTCCGGCGAGATCGGCATCAACGGCCGGGTCGTGAACGACCTGCGTCCGAAGGAGCGGGACATCGCGATGGTGTTCCAGTCCTACGCGCTCTATCCGCACATGACGGTCGCGCAGAACATGGGGTTTTCGCTGAAGCTCGCCCGCGCCGACAAGGCCGAACGCGCGCGGCGTGTCGCTGAAGCCGCGCGTATCCTCGACCTCGAACCGCTGCTCGACCGCAAGCCCGCGCAGCTCTCGGGTGGACAGCGCCAGCGGGTCGCGATGGGCCGCTCCATCGTGCGCGACCCGGCGGTGTTCTTGTTCGATGAGCCGCTGTCCAACCTCGATGCAAAGTTGCGCGTCGCGATGCGCTCCGAGATCAAGGCCCTGCACCAAAGGCTTGGCACCACGACGGTCTACGTCACCCACGACCAGATCGAGGCGATGACCATGGCCGACCGGATCGTCGTCATGCATGACGGCATCGTGGAGCAGGTGGGTACGCCGCTCGAGCTCTACGACACGCCGGCCAACACCTTCGTCGCGGAATTCATCGGCTCGCCTGCCATGAACCTGATCGACGGTCGGATCGAAGGCGGACGTTTCGTGACGCCCGGCGGCGACGTCGTCGAGCTTGCCGGACGTCATGTCGCCGAGGGGCCCGTGCGCCTCGGCGTGCGGCCGGAACATTTCGCCGTCGCCGAGACCGGCATTGCCGTCCGCGTGGTGACGGTGGAGCCGACCGGCTCCGAGACGCTGGTCACGGCCAGGGTGGGCGAGGGCGAGCTCGTCGCCGCCTTCCGCGAACGGATCCAGGCCCGTCCGGGCGAAACGCTTCACCTCCACCCCGATCCCGAACAGCTTCATCTTTTCGACGCGACGTCCGGCGAGCGGCTGAACCCCTGA
- a CDS encoding carbohydrate ABC transporter permease: protein MRRLPTGLLFAMPALVVMTMLIAYPVVYTGILSVTDADGAFTGAENFRDVLAARVTPKAFQNTLWWVGGSIVFQIILGTATAILLNQKFPGRGIVRSIAVIPWVVPGIVAATTWAWMFHTEFGIINYMMTSSGVADAPIGWLTNRHTVMPAMIAINIWKLFPFVAIMVLAGLQSIPNDLYEAARVDGASFWDETWHVTLPQVRPVLIAVTLLLVIWALNHITTIYAITKGGPANLTLITPIQIFKLGFEQFQFNQAAALSVIFFTVAMVIVALYIRFLAQGGEIAK from the coding sequence ATGCGCCGCCTGCCAACAGGCCTACTCTTCGCGATGCCCGCGCTCGTCGTCATGACGATGCTGATCGCCTACCCGGTGGTCTACACCGGCATCCTGAGCGTGACCGACGCTGACGGCGCCTTCACCGGAGCCGAGAACTTCCGCGATGTTCTCGCGGCACGGGTCACGCCCAAGGCCTTCCAGAACACGCTCTGGTGGGTCGGCGGCTCCATCGTGTTCCAGATCATCCTCGGCACCGCGACGGCGATCCTGCTGAACCAGAAATTCCCCGGGCGTGGCATCGTGCGCTCCATCGCCGTGATCCCGTGGGTCGTTCCGGGCATCGTTGCCGCGACCACGTGGGCGTGGATGTTCCACACCGAGTTCGGGATCATCAACTACATGATGACGTCGAGCGGCGTGGCCGACGCGCCGATCGGCTGGCTGACCAACCGCCACACCGTGATGCCGGCGATGATCGCCATCAACATCTGGAAGCTGTTCCCGTTCGTCGCGATCATGGTGCTTGCCGGTCTCCAGTCCATTCCGAACGATCTCTACGAGGCGGCCCGCGTCGACGGGGCGAGTTTCTGGGACGAGACGTGGCACGTCACGCTGCCGCAGGTGCGTCCGGTTCTGATCGCGGTGACGCTACTGCTGGTGATCTGGGCGCTGAACCACATCACCACGATCTACGCGATCACCAAGGGCGGGCCAGCGAACCTCACGCTCATCACGCCGATCCAGATCTTCAAGCTCGGGTTCGAGCAATTCCAGTTCAACCAGGCCGCGGCGCTGTCGGTGATCTTCTTCACCGTCGCGATGGTGATCGTCGCGCTCTACATCCGGTTCCTGGCGCAGGGCGGGGAGATCGCGAAATGA
- a CDS encoding RraA family protein yields MTRIPTEIAKIERPSRALCDRLAEIGSATASSELNRVFGIRSVHIEGPQALVRGRKAVAGPALTLQFMPKREDLFKGGEYDNPELQLHRHVMYPAEAGDMIVVDACGDMSSGIFGEMMLTFFAGRGGLGVVVDGCIRDSGPARDIDVGIWVKGTTPNYHAQTSIVPWAVNVPVQCGGVLVMPGDIIVADDDGAIVVPAGLGEQLADVAGEHAEWEEFSRLRLSQGADLAKYYPLTDEVQDEYLAWKSAQEDGSGS; encoded by the coding sequence ATGACGAGGATCCCGACCGAGATTGCCAAGATCGAAAGGCCCTCCCGCGCCTTGTGCGACCGTCTTGCAGAGATCGGCTCCGCCACCGCGTCGAGCGAGCTGAACCGCGTCTTCGGCATTCGAAGCGTCCACATCGAAGGGCCGCAGGCGCTGGTTCGCGGACGCAAGGCGGTCGCCGGTCCGGCGCTCACGCTGCAGTTCATGCCCAAGCGCGAGGACCTTTTCAAAGGCGGCGAATACGACAATCCGGAACTCCAGCTGCACCGGCACGTGATGTATCCGGCGGAGGCCGGCGACATGATCGTCGTCGATGCCTGCGGTGACATGTCCTCCGGCATCTTCGGAGAGATGATGCTGACCTTCTTCGCCGGCCGGGGCGGTCTCGGCGTCGTCGTAGACGGCTGTATCCGCGACAGCGGCCCCGCGCGGGACATCGACGTCGGGATCTGGGTCAAGGGCACCACGCCGAACTACCACGCGCAGACCTCGATCGTGCCCTGGGCGGTCAACGTGCCCGTCCAGTGCGGGGGCGTTCTGGTGATGCCCGGCGACATCATCGTTGCGGACGACGACGGCGCCATCGTGGTCCCCGCCGGACTTGGTGAGCAGCTCGCCGACGTTGCCGGAGAGCACGCGGAGTGGGAGGAATTCTCGCGTCTGCGCCTGAGCCAAGGGGCTGATCTTGCGAAATACTATCCCCTCACGGACGAGGTTCAGGACGAATACCTCGCCTGGAAGTCCGCGCAGGAGGATGGGTCCGGATCATGA
- a CDS encoding carbohydrate ABC transporter permease, whose amino-acid sequence MKRPAIGTAAIYAGALLLVLVCLFPFMWMLVSSLKELRELYTIPPSWIPKNPTLENYASVLWESNIPRYFLNSVVISVGSTVLAIILAVFASYGFARFRFRGKAAAQSFVLVGQLLPTAAIIVPLFITLRWLDLVNTYWGLILVYMIITLPLSVWMLTSYFRAIPPELEEAAIIDGASRVGVLFRITLPLSLPGLVAVAVYAFVTTWNEFIFALCFATDSSVKTLPIGLAEFTTEFNTDWGSVMAASMIMTVPVALLFLSMQRLFIGGLTAGATKG is encoded by the coding sequence ATGAAACGTCCCGCCATCGGCACCGCCGCGATCTATGCGGGAGCGCTGCTGCTCGTCCTTGTCTGCCTGTTTCCGTTCATGTGGATGCTCGTCAGCTCGCTCAAGGAACTGCGGGAACTCTACACGATCCCGCCGAGCTGGATTCCGAAGAACCCGACGCTTGAGAACTACGCCTCCGTCCTGTGGGAGAGCAATATTCCCCGCTACTTCCTGAACTCGGTGGTGATCTCGGTCGGCTCGACGGTGCTGGCGATCATCCTCGCGGTCTTCGCCTCCTACGGGTTCGCCCGCTTCCGGTTCCGGGGCAAGGCGGCGGCGCAGAGCTTCGTCCTTGTCGGGCAGTTGCTGCCGACAGCGGCGATCATCGTCCCGCTGTTCATCACACTGCGCTGGCTCGACCTCGTGAACACCTACTGGGGGCTGATCCTCGTCTACATGATCATCACCCTGCCGCTCTCGGTCTGGATGCTGACGAGCTATTTCCGCGCCATCCCGCCCGAACTCGAGGAGGCCGCCATCATCGACGGGGCGAGCCGGGTCGGCGTGCTCTTCCGTATCACGTTGCCGCTGTCGCTTCCGGGCCTCGTCGCGGTCGCCGTCTACGCCTTCGTGACGACATGGAACGAGTTCATCTTCGCGCTCTGCTTCGCGACGGACAGCTCGGTGAAGACGCTGCCCATCGGGCTGGCCGAGTTCACCACCGAATTCAACACCGACTGGGGCTCCGTCATGGCGGCCTCGATGATCATGACGGTCCCGGTCGCGCTGCTCTTCCTGTCGATGCAGCGGCTCTTCATCGGCGGTCTGACCGCCGGCGCAACGAAAGGATAG
- a CDS encoding aldo/keto reductase, with protein MINDVNGIPQIGLGTFGRTGDDGLAALLEGIEAGYRHIDTAQSYDTERNVGEAIRQSGIPHNEFFITTKIVDTKLRRDDALASVEGSLEALGVDRVDLLLIHWPSFHDEVPIEEYLNAAADCRERGQTRMIGVSNFTIDHLKRTEAVLGKGVIATNQVELHPYLQSPKLTGYAAEIGLPLTAYQPLAQGKVADDPVLSRIAEAHGVTAAAISLAFLMAEGHIVIPASSNAQRLRDNLAAQDVSLSEAEVGEIRGLDRAERLIQPPKSPDWDDR; from the coding sequence GTGATCAATGACGTGAACGGCATCCCGCAGATCGGCCTCGGCACTTTCGGACGTACGGGAGACGACGGCCTCGCCGCTCTGCTCGAGGGGATCGAGGCCGGCTACCGCCACATCGACACCGCGCAGAGCTACGACACCGAGCGCAACGTGGGTGAAGCGATCCGCCAGTCCGGCATTCCACACAACGAGTTCTTCATCACGACCAAGATCGTGGACACGAAGCTGCGCCGTGACGATGCGCTGGCGAGCGTGGAGGGCAGCCTCGAGGCACTGGGCGTCGACCGGGTCGACCTGCTGCTGATCCACTGGCCCTCCTTCCACGACGAGGTTCCGATCGAGGAGTATCTCAACGCCGCCGCGGACTGCCGCGAGCGCGGCCAGACCCGGATGATCGGTGTGTCGAACTTCACGATCGACCACCTGAAGCGAACCGAAGCGGTGTTGGGGAAGGGGGTTATCGCGACCAACCAGGTCGAGCTCCACCCCTACCTCCAGTCGCCCAAGCTGACCGGCTACGCCGCCGAGATCGGCCTGCCACTGACCGCGTACCAGCCGCTCGCGCAGGGCAAGGTCGCCGACGATCCGGTTCTGTCCCGTATCGCCGAGGCGCATGGTGTGACCGCCGCCGCGATCTCGCTCGCGTTCCTGATGGCGGAGGGGCACATCGTCATCCCGGCCTCCTCCAACGCGCAGCGCCTGCGCGACAACCTCGCCGCGCAGGACGTGTCGCTGAGCGAGGCGGAAGTCGGCGAGATTCGCGGCCTCGACCGGGCCGAGCGACTGATCCAGCCGCCCAAGTCCCCCGACTGGGACGACAGGTGA
- a CDS encoding ABC transporter substrate-binding protein, whose translation MSQAKRIALLTGASVLSVAAMSAQADEVTWWTPNFNEERARELVAQFEEEHPEITVNLEITVTNGLPERILTTLRSGSAPDLIDVQHPWVNGYAQNDLVMPLDDVLTDAEDYNEAAIDYVTWNDQLWAVPYRIEAMAVIFNKGDFEAAGLDPEAPPETWAELAEAAQALTGDGKFGFAITGGGEVGNTIFRSVPFVWMNGGDLISEDGTEAIINSPEAVEAVKYWTDMYVDLGVSPTSTLENDGTANRRLFIADTVSMYQSGQFDLASIAQENPDIDIGVMMQPHPEGKDPASILGGWSWVIPADAENPDEAKVLIEWLAQAENMGFYTDTFPARVSAMDMPRFDDPMLEVYGDMLPYGRPLPNHPNWVQISQAYFDGIQRILIGEMDAQESMDLAAEDIQALLD comes from the coding sequence ATGTCCCAAGCCAAACGCATCGCGCTGTTGACCGGCGCGTCCGTCCTGTCCGTCGCGGCGATGTCCGCGCAGGCGGACGAAGTCACGTGGTGGACACCGAACTTCAACGAGGAGCGGGCGCGCGAGCTCGTCGCGCAGTTCGAGGAGGAGCACCCCGAGATTACCGTGAACCTCGAGATTACGGTCACCAACGGGCTGCCGGAACGTATCCTGACCACGCTGCGCTCGGGCTCCGCGCCGGACCTGATCGACGTGCAGCACCCGTGGGTGAACGGCTACGCGCAGAATGACCTCGTGATGCCGCTCGACGACGTGCTGACCGACGCCGAGGATTACAACGAGGCGGCGATCGACTACGTCACGTGGAACGACCAGCTCTGGGCCGTGCCCTACCGGATCGAGGCGATGGCCGTGATCTTCAACAAGGGCGACTTCGAGGCTGCCGGCCTCGATCCCGAGGCCCCGCCCGAGACGTGGGCCGAGCTTGCCGAAGCCGCGCAGGCGCTCACCGGGGACGGCAAGTTCGGCTTTGCCATCACCGGCGGCGGCGAGGTCGGCAACACGATCTTCCGCTCCGTGCCCTTCGTCTGGATGAACGGCGGCGACCTGATCTCCGAGGACGGCACGGAGGCGATCATCAACAGCCCCGAAGCCGTCGAGGCAGTGAAATACTGGACCGACATGTATGTCGATCTCGGAGTCTCCCCGACTTCCACGCTCGAGAACGACGGCACCGCCAACCGTCGTCTGTTCATTGCCGACACCGTGTCGATGTACCAGTCCGGCCAGTTCGACCTTGCCTCCATCGCCCAGGAAAACCCCGACATCGACATCGGCGTGATGATGCAGCCCCACCCCGAGGGGAAGGACCCGGCGTCGATCCTCGGCGGCTGGTCCTGGGTGATCCCGGCGGATGCCGAGAACCCGGACGAGGCGAAGGTGCTGATCGAGTGGCTGGCCCAGGCCGAGAACATGGGCTTCTACACCGACACCTTCCCGGCGCGTGTCTCTGCGATGGACATGCCGCGCTTCGATGACCCGATGCTCGAGGTCTATGGCGACATGCTGCCCTACGGCCGCCCGCTGCCGAACCATCCGAACTGGGTGCAGATCTCGCAGGCCTACTTCGACGGCATCCAGCGGATCCTGATCGGCGAAATGGACGCCCAGGAGTCGATGGACCTCGCCGCCGAGGACATCCAGGCGCTGCTCGATTGA
- a CDS encoding mandelate racemase/muconate lactonizing enzyme family protein, whose product MSFLRVDTRYSASCDRDQSRFELPVTDQSMKITGLKTFVANVSRTNFVFVKLYTDEGIDGVGEATLEWKTQTVVAALEELERVLVGQDPFRTDPLIEQLHRDSYWRTGAVFRTALGAIDAALLDIKGKALGVPVFELLGGKFRDRVTCYANHWFFGAVEPEDYAARAKDAVAMGYTALKWDPFETADMEMSLAARSRTVDIVAAVRDAVGPGIDLMLDVHGRLNVPTAIAMCRALEPYDLRWIEEPTPPESIDALVEVRRNSRVPIAAGERLFEPQRVIEALAKGAVDVLQPDVSHAGGLSEVKRMAHIAHAHLIPLAPHNPVGPVMNAMTLHTAVAIPNMSIFETVSVDVPWRKELVRETLVFEQGDLLAPTAPGLGVELIEEACARFPYEPYDVPFYDGSLNTAGIATGAKVMGD is encoded by the coding sequence GTGTCCTTCTTGCGCGTCGACACGCGCTATAGTGCATCGTGCGATCGAGACCAATCCAGATTTGAACTACCTGTCACGGATCAATCCATGAAAATCACCGGCCTCAAGACCTTCGTCGCGAACGTCTCGCGCACCAACTTCGTCTTCGTGAAGCTCTACACGGACGAGGGGATCGATGGCGTGGGGGAGGCCACGCTCGAGTGGAAGACCCAGACCGTCGTCGCCGCGCTGGAAGAGCTCGAGCGGGTGCTCGTCGGGCAGGACCCGTTCCGCACCGACCCGCTGATCGAACAGCTCCACCGCGACAGCTACTGGCGCACCGGTGCCGTGTTCCGCACCGCACTCGGTGCGATCGACGCGGCGCTGCTCGACATCAAGGGCAAGGCGCTGGGCGTGCCGGTGTTCGAGTTGCTGGGCGGCAAGTTCCGGGATCGCGTGACCTGTTATGCCAACCACTGGTTCTTCGGCGCGGTCGAGCCCGAGGATTACGCCGCCCGTGCCAAGGACGCCGTCGCGATGGGCTACACCGCGCTCAAGTGGGACCCGTTCGAAACGGCGGACATGGAGATGTCGCTCGCCGCCCGCAGCCGTACGGTCGACATCGTCGCCGCCGTCCGCGACGCCGTGGGGCCGGGCATCGACCTGATGCTCGACGTGCACGGGCGGCTCAACGTGCCGACCGCCATCGCCATGTGCCGCGCGCTCGAACCTTACGACCTGCGCTGGATCGAGGAGCCGACACCGCCTGAATCAATCGACGCGCTGGTCGAGGTGCGCCGCAACAGCCGGGTTCCGATCGCCGCGGGCGAGCGACTGTTCGAGCCGCAGCGCGTGATCGAGGCGCTGGCGAAAGGAGCGGTCGACGTGCTTCAACCCGATGTCAGCCACGCCGGCGGACTGTCGGAGGTGAAGCGCATGGCCCATATCGCGCACGCCCACCTCATCCCGCTTGCGCCGCACAACCCGGTCGGGCCAGTGATGAACGCGATGACCCTTCACACCGCCGTTGCCATTCCCAACATGTCGATCTTCGAGACGGTTTCGGTCGATGTGCCGTGGCGCAAGGAACTGGTGCGCGAGACGCTGGTCTTCGAGCAGGGCGATCTGCTCGCCCCGACCGCGCCCGGCCTCGGGGTCGAGCTGATCGAGGAGGCCTGCGCCCGCTTTCCGTACGAACCCTACGACGTGCCCTTCTACGACGGCTCGCTGAACACTGCCGGCATCGCGACCGGGGCGAAGGTCATGGGCGACTAG